Proteins from one Loktanella sp. M215 genomic window:
- a CDS encoding D-2-hydroxyacid dehydrogenase family protein produces MKIAILDDYARAALRLADWDGLGEVTVFSDTITGDALRARLLPFDVLCLMRERTPLDADLIAALPNLRLIVTSGPRNASIDPDAARAAGLTVCGTESRKTTTSELATLMMLALNRRLLPEVASLHDTGWQSGLGRDVAGLTLGLIGLGNIGAQMVTIGKALGMGVVAWSPNLTDARCAALGVGRMDSLPDLMARADVVSVHMVLSDRSRGLVDAAAFAAARPGQVFINTSRGPLMDTAALLDGLRRGRPAMAGLDVFDVEPLPLDDPLRDADLLASGRLLLTPHLGYATEATFRLFYTQTVDAIRAFQAGAPIREL; encoded by the coding sequence ATGAAGATTGCGATACTCGACGACTACGCCCGCGCGGCGCTGCGGCTGGCCGACTGGGACGGGCTGGGCGAGGTGACGGTCTTCTCCGATACCATCACGGGCGATGCCCTGCGCGCGCGGCTGCTGCCGTTCGACGTGCTGTGCCTGATGCGCGAGCGCACGCCGCTGGACGCGGATCTGATCGCGGCGCTGCCCAACCTGCGCCTGATCGTGACCTCGGGTCCGCGTAACGCCAGCATCGACCCGGATGCCGCGCGGGCAGCCGGCCTCACGGTTTGCGGCACCGAAAGCCGCAAGACCACGACGTCGGAACTCGCCACGCTGATGATGCTGGCCCTGAACCGGCGCCTGCTGCCAGAGGTCGCGTCCCTGCACGACACCGGCTGGCAAAGCGGCCTTGGCCGCGACGTGGCCGGGCTGACGCTGGGCCTGATCGGTCTGGGCAATATCGGCGCGCAGATGGTCACGATCGGCAAGGCGCTGGGCATGGGGGTGGTCGCCTGGTCACCCAACCTGACCGACGCGCGCTGTGCCGCGCTAGGCGTGGGACGGATGGACAGCCTGCCCGACCTGATGGCACGCGCCGATGTCGTGTCGGTCCACATGGTCCTGTCGGACCGCAGCCGGGGTCTGGTGGATGCGGCAGCCTTTGCCGCCGCCCGCCCCGGTCAGGTCTTCATCAACACCTCGCGCGGGCCGCTGATGGACACTGCCGCCCTGCTGGACGGTCTGCGCCGGGGCAGGCCCGCGATGGCGGGTCTCGACGTCTTCGATGTCGAACCGCTGCCGCTGGACGACCCCCTGCGCGATGCGGATCTGCTCGCCTCGGGGCGGCTTTTACTGACGCCGCATCTTGGCTATGCAACCGAAGCCACGTTCCGCCTGTTCTACACCCAGACCGTCGATGCGATCCGGGCCTTTCAGGCCGGCGCGCCGATCAGAGAACTTTGA
- a CDS encoding alpha/beta hydrolase family protein, translating to MKRILPTALMALTALPAMAENRIDVIRPDAPELAPYGDYTVGVQSMTFTNPDQVDVVNTTAEGDIPTYDRPLTVEVWYPAAEGTTPGGTYTAILRDGTTEVPLQGQAVPDAAPLTGETFPLVVISHGYPGNRWLMSPLAENLASKGYVVASIDHTDSTYDNKGAFGSTLYNRPWDQKFVIDQMEALDGDLGAMTDATNTAVIGYSMGGYGALILAGAGVTESIVDGKYGPPERLLERNVMGTDTHAQLADDRIKAFAAFAPWGNNTGFWDADGLAGITKPLLLIAGSIDDVAGYDAIRGIFDGTVNSDRHLLTYVDANHNAGAPMPAPQEGYAMNEELGFAPFEHYADPVWDNVRMNNISQHFLTAWVDQNLKGRDMAQYFDLTPNASDGVWAVDDAGKPTAENTYWTGFQNRTAVGLMFETKAAGQ from the coding sequence GTGAAACGCATCCTGCCAACCGCCCTGATGGCGCTGACCGCCCTGCCCGCTATGGCCGAAAATCGCATCGACGTGATCCGCCCCGATGCGCCGGAACTGGCCCCCTACGGCGATTACACCGTTGGCGTGCAAAGCATGACCTTCACGAACCCCGATCAGGTCGACGTCGTGAACACCACAGCAGAGGGTGACATTCCCACCTATGACCGCCCCCTGACGGTCGAAGTCTGGTATCCTGCGGCAGAGGGCACCACCCCCGGCGGCACCTATACAGCCATCCTGCGGGACGGCACGACAGAGGTTCCGCTGCAGGGTCAGGCCGTGCCCGACGCCGCCCCCCTGACCGGAGAGACCTTTCCCCTCGTCGTCATCAGCCACGGCTATCCCGGCAACCGCTGGCTGATGTCGCCACTGGCGGAAAACCTGGCGTCCAAAGGCTATGTCGTGGCCAGCATCGACCACACCGACAGCACCTACGACAACAAGGGCGCCTTCGGCTCCACCCTTTACAACCGCCCCTGGGACCAGAAGTTCGTCATCGACCAGATGGAGGCGCTGGACGGCGACCTTGGCGCGATGACCGATGCCACCAACACCGCCGTCATCGGCTATTCGATGGGCGGTTACGGCGCGCTGATCCTCGCGGGCGCGGGTGTCACCGAATCCATCGTCGATGGCAAATACGGCCCGCCGGAGCGCCTGCTGGAGCGTAACGTGATGGGCACCGACACCCATGCGCAACTGGCCGACGACCGTATCAAGGCCTTCGCCGCGTTCGCCCCCTGGGGCAACAACACCGGGTTCTGGGACGCGGACGGGCTGGCGGGCATCACCAAGCCGCTACTGCTGATCGCAGGCTCTATCGACGATGTGGCGGGCTACGACGCGATCCGCGGGATCTTTGACGGGACGGTGAACAGCGACCGCCACCTGCTGACCTACGTCGATGCCAACCACAACGCCGGCGCCCCGATGCCCGCGCCGCAGGAAGGCTACGCGATGAACGAGGAACTGGGCTTCGCCCCCTTCGAGCATTACGCCGATCCGGTCTGGGACAACGTGCGGATGAACAACATCTCACAGCACTTCCTGACCGCCTGGGTCGACCAGAACCTGAAGGGCCGCGACATGGCGCAGTATTTCGATCTGACGCCCAATGCGTCCGACGGTGTCTGGGCCGTGGACGATGCGGGCAAACCGACGGCCGAGAACACCTACTGGACCGGTTTCCAGAACCGCACCGCCGTCGGCCTGATGTTCGAGACGAAGGCCGCGGGGCAGTAA